The sequence below is a genomic window from Uranotaenia lowii strain MFRU-FL chromosome 2, ASM2978415v1, whole genome shotgun sequence.
atttttgtcatttttgtcatttttgtcatttttgtcatttttgtcatttttgtcatttttgtcatttttgtcatttttgtcatttttgtcatttttgtcatttttgtcatttttgtcatttttgtcatttttgtcatttttgtcatttttgtcatttttgtcatttttgtcatttttgtcatttttgtcatttttgtcatttttgtcatttttgtcatttttgtcatttttgtcatttttgtcatttttgtcattgtttaatACCGAAACCCCTCGTCGCTACAAAATTCGTTGGTAGCCAGATGCTGTGAGTCGTCGCGACGCCAACAATCGATTATCACCCAACAATAGGTGGAAAACAATGGGTGGGAAATATTTCGCCCCAAAACGATCGTGACGCGATCTATTGTCTGCAGCCGAGCTCCAGCCGAAGTTTGGAGCCCGCCGTTTGGGATCCCGAGCAGCAGTCTGGGTCAACCATCCGAAGATATATACATCGTGTCCGTGCATCCCGTAGTTTAAGTTCAAAACCGCATGTAATTAATTTAAGTTTAATGTAGTAAAAGTTTAAGAACTAAAATACAGCGCAAGTTTTGTTTCCCTTAATACGGTGTATGCTTTAAATCCGCGAAATCcggtaatttttaaatcaaaaataagaAGGTGCACAAAGGGAGAAATTTGGCTAAGTCCAGATTCAACCGGTCATTGACCCCGCGCCCGCAAGTTCAGTAAATGCAATTTTAATTACGATCCCGGACCTTCGCCGTTCCTGAACCTCCCAAcatatggtccttcgaaccggatatcGGTTGAAGGCAAGGGACCAGGATTTTCAACGGAATTTGCGGATAATTTGGAAAGCACGTGCCAAATTTTGTGGATCGTCCGCCATCGCTGCATGCAACAATAGACGTGGTACAACAAAGGAAACAAGGCTGCTCACACGTGTCGTTTTGGTCAAAGGCTCCCATCCCCAAAATCCAAGGTTTACTCCTGGCCAAACCACCCCGGAAGGACTAGGATCTGCATGCAAAGTTCCTGAGTTCCAGTTTACTAAATTTATACAAGGCATGAATAAATTTAGTACATGTGAGTAGCATTCCAAGGTTTCATCATTGTTTGCCTGGTATCACGCTTGGTTTTTATTACATATCCTACGAAAACGGGTTTCGAGGGCGAGCGGTTTCCGACAGACGATTGGTTACTACGGTTGGCTTACCACGGTTGACATACCAGACAGGATAATCACTACTACTTCATTACCAAAATCCGTTGGTCCAATAAGACCAAGGTCCCCAGGATTGTAGCGAGAACTGTTCccgattaaaaacataaaaatacaaGGCCCGAATTTAATCGGGAGCAGGTTAGTAGCTCTCCAATACCCACTGCGGTGCCACAAGGTGCTTCTCTTGTGTTTATTTCCCAAAGGTTGACGCGGATATCCTACCCACGTGGAACACTTCTCACGTGAATATTGGTCGTTGGTGACACGGAAGCCGGTTACACATCCACCCGAGGTTCATCATCAGCGCTATTGCATGCTAAAGTGCATGAAGGTCATTTTTCGGAAGACGAGGTCGAGTTTGAGGTTACTTCGTAGCAGCGTTCGTGAAGATTCAGCAAAAAGGCATTCTTTTTGTTGGAACAAGGTTAGTACCTGTCCAAGCATCCAGTCGAGCCTAGGAGGTGCTCCTTTTGGTTTTTCCTTTCTCTTCTGGTCCAGGCATTCTTCGGATAAGGTACCATGCCCCAACGTACCTTGAAATCGTCGCTGCTGCGTTTGCGGAACCTGATGACGTCATTCCAAGGAATCTACACGTACATGCAGAACTACGACGACCAGCGGGACGCGCGTGAGCTGGCATCGCGGTTGGAAAGGTTAGATTCGCTGTGGGAGAAGATCGATGAGGCAATGGCGGAGGTTGAGGAACAGtcggaggaggaggaggaagaGAGGTATGTGAAAGAGCGTTTGGATTtccagaataaattttttgagctgAAAGGTTTTCTCCAATCCAAAATGCGGGAATATCCCGTATCGAGTGCATCCCTGCCGGTTAACGAGTCTACTTTCGCCGCAACTTCCCATCCGCACGTTAAATTGCCTTTGATCAGTCTGCCTAAGTTTTCCGGAAACATCGAAGAGTGGTTGTCATTTCGAGATCTGTATTTGTCCCTTATTCATCACTCTGAGGATCTACCTGTGATTGAAAAGTATCATTATCTCCGGAGTCAACTAGAAGGAGAAGCCCTCTCGGTTATATCGTCACTTGCGTTAACCCAAGCGAATTACACGGTAGCGTGGGATTTGTTGGTCAAAAGGTATTCGAACAGCAAAGCCCTTAAGCgaaaacaagttcaaaatctTTTCGAGCTTCCTTTCATCAAACGAGAATCAGCATTCGAGCTTCAAGCATTGGTCGAAGGTTTTGAGAAGGCAACGAAGGTATTAGATCAAGTGGTCCAGATTGCTGACTATAAGGATTTGTTGCTGATTCATCTGTTGTGCTCGAGGTTTGACGAAAAAACGCGACGTAGCTGGGAGGAGCACACTTCAACGAAGGAAGAAGAAACTCTGAAGGACTTGGTTGAGTTTTTGCATCGCCGTATTCAAATATTGGATTCACTCCCCGGGAAACCCTCCGAACAACATCCACCTCCTATTCGAAAGGCCATCCAATCCAAGGTTACTAATCATGGTGCTTTTCATACTCCACCCCCCAATTGCGTTTGTTGTTCTGAGAATCACCCACTTTTTACTTGTTCATCTTTCGAAAAACTTTCGGTTGGGGAAAGAGAATCGGTGCTACGCCAACACAATCTCTGCCGAAATTGTTTTCGAAAAGGGCATCAAGCTCGAGACTGCAAGTCCAAATTCTCGTGTCGTCGATGCAAAGGCCGTCATCATACCCTCGTGTGCTATAAGGCGGGAGAGAACTCTAAGAGCACACCATCCGACGGAAATACATCTAAACGAAATGGTAACCCTAATCCCCAGGCAGGTACTTCGAATGCTACAATCAGCTCCAATATCGGGAGGTCAGCGAGAAAGGTTCTTTTGGCTACGGCAGTTGTTCTACTGGAGGACGACTATGGAAATTCGGTTTCAGCTAGGGCACTTTTAGATTCGGGATCTGAGTGCAACATAATATCCTCACATTTCTCGCAACTACTTCGCTTCAAAAGGAACAGAGCTGATGTGCAGATCAGCGGAATAGGTCAATTCCCTACTACTACCAAGGAAAAGGTTCGTGCTatggttcgctcgaaaaactcTAATTACACCCAAATGATGGATTTTTATGTATTACCGAAAGTAACCGAGGATTTACCCACATCTTCTTTCTCCGAGACGGTTTGGAATCTGCCGAAAGGAATCACACTAGCCGATCCAGGGTTTTTCAGAACAAATCCAATTGATGTTTTACTCGGTGGagagtttttcttcaatttctttcCCTCTAAGCAACGCCTGCCGTTGGGAAATGGTCTCCCAAGTTTAATTGATTCGGTATTCGGGTGGCTAGTGACAGGAAGCGTAGCAAACAGCAAAGAAGAACCAATTTTATGCAAGCATTTGGCGGTTTTGGATTCGTTGGAGAATCTTATGGCGAAGTTTTGGGAATGTGAAAACGGCAGTCGCACCGAAAACTATTCTGTGGAAGAAACACAATGCGAAAAACTTTATTTGGAATCGGTAAAACGTGGGGAGGATGGTCGTTATATGGTAGCCCTACCGAAGTGCAAAAATGCGTTGAACAAATTGGGGGAGTCCAAAACTTCAGCAATGCGTCGGTTTTTGAACCTTGAGAAACGACTCTCctctgatgaaaatttgaaaaacgaatACCATGCATTCACGACCGAGTACTTGAATTGCGGTCATATGGGGAAGGCAGATAATCTTTCGGATAGCACAATTGCTTTTTATTTACCACACCACCCGGTTATAAAATCCTCAAGCACCACTACTCGCGTGCGAGTTGTTTTTGATGCCTCCAGTAGATCATCCTCAGGAACATCCTTGAACGACATACTTTTGAATGGCCCTGTAGTTCAGGACGATTTGCGAACTCTTATTATGCGCAGTAGATTTTTCCCGATTGTCCTCATTGCCGACGTGGAAAAAATGTTCCGGCAAATCTGGATCGACCCAATAGACTACCCGTTACAGCGCATATTTTGGCGATTTTCTTCAGAAGCTCCCATTGAAACTTATGAACTCCGTACAGTAACATATAGTACAAAATCAGCTCCCTATTTGGCTACGCGAACTTTGAAACAGCTTTCAGACGACGAAGATCAAAAATTTCCGCTTGCTGCTTGTAGACTTAGCAGAGATGTATATATGGATGACTTAATCACCGGAATCAACAGCACAACTGAAGCGAAGAAAATTCGCTTGGAGCTGGATGAATTGGCACTTAGTGGAGGTTTTAAATTACGAAAATGGGCATCCAACCTCCCAGAAGTACTGGAAGGAGTCATTGCTGAAAATTTGGCGATTCCTTTGGACGATGGCATTGATTTTGAACGTGATCGAACGGTCAAAACACTTGGCTTAGTGTGGGAGCCAAAATCTGATGAGCTGCGGTTCAATTTCGAAATTTCCCCAATCATTCCCGAAGAGCTTACCAAACGGAAAATATTATCCAACATCGCTAAAATTTTCGATCCGTTAGGATTACTAGGACCAGTGGTGACGAGCGCCAAAATATTTATGCAGCTGATTTGGGAGCAGAAAAATAAAGATGGTAACCCTATTGGATGGGACGAACTCCTACCCCAACCCTTAACAGACTGGTGGACAGAATTTTATTCCCTTCTTCCAAATTTAAAAGACCTCCGCATTCCCCGCTTCGTTGGTTTAGCTTCTGCGAATCAGAAACAGCTCCACTGTTTCTCGGATGCCTCCGAAAAGGCATATGGTGCCTGCATGTATTTAGTTTCCAAGGACCCCACAGGAAAAACACAAGTATCTCTCGTTTCATCCAAATCAAGAGTTTCCCCCTTGAAACGACAAACTATTCCCCGATTGGAGCTCTGTGGAGCTTTGTTAGCAGCAGAACTGTACGtgaaggttttggaatctatggaagccccccttgaaacatatttttggaCAGATTCTAGAACCGTTCTACAGTGGTTGGCACAAACCCCTAGCACTTGGACCACATTCGTGGCCAATCGTGTTTCTTCTATCCAGAATTTCACCCAAAATTGCACTTGGAAACATGTGCCAGGTATAATGAATCCCGCCGATCAATTATCCCGAGGGCTCAACGCAGAGCAAATTGTCACCGATCAAACATGGTGGACTGGCCCACCATGGTTAGCACAGGACTCCGAACATTGGccaaattcaatcaatcaaccctGTGAAGAAAATGTCCACGAAGAAGAACGAAGGAAGGTGGTAGGTGTTCTAGCTGAAAACGAAGACACATTCAACGATTGGTATTTTGGTCACTTTAAATGCTACTTTAAACTTCTTCGTGTTACCGTTCTATGTCGCCGTTACCTTTACAATTTGGGCAAACCTGCTGAAGAGAGGATAAAAACAACTAGGATTAAACTTTGCGAACTCATCGATGCCGAAAAACAACTCGTTCGTTTAGTACAAAAGGAAGTTTTCTCATCTGAACTGAAAGACTTAAGGAAATCTGGTTTCGTTCATCGATCATCGAGGCTGCGCTGGCTGGTTCCAATGGTTCGCGAAGATGGTATACTATGCATCGGTGGACGGCTCGAACACTCAGATTTGTTCACAGAAAGCAAACACCCCATGATAATTCCTGGAAATCATCAATTCTCAAACCTTCTGGCTGAAATTTACCACATCCGATTGCTACACGCTGGCCCACAGTTGATGCTAAGCTCTATGCGTCTAAAATTCTGGCCGTTGAGCGGAAGAGACCTTTGCAGACGAATAACACACCAATGCTTAACCTGTTTTCGCATAAAACCCAAACTCCAACAACAATTTATGGGCCAATTACCATCACCACGTATCCAAGCATCCAGAGCATTCACCCACACAGGAGTGGATTATTTTGGTCCCGTCTACATACGACAAGGCTATAGAAAGGCACCGATCAAGGCATACGTTGCTGTTTTTGTGTGCTTTAGCACGAAAGCGGTACACCTCGAGCTGGTTTCGGACTTGTCCACCGCCAAGTTCGTCCAGGCTCTCCGTCGCTTCATAGGCAGAAGAGGAAAATGCGCCACTCTTTATTCCGACAAcggaacaaatttcgtcggCGCACGTAATCAACTCAAAGAACTGCTCAAAACTTTACGAAGCCGCGACCACCACGACGAAATGCAGCAAGTATGCAGTGAAGAAGGTATCGATTGGCAGCTGAACCCTCCCTCCGCTCCTCACTTCGGTGGCTTATGGGAAGCCGCTGTCCGCTCCGCCAAAAAACATCTGCTACGTGTTCTGGGAAATTCTTCTGCCTCCCACGAAGATTTCGAAACTCTCCTTGTTCAAGTCGAAGCCTGCCTTAATTCTCGACCTTTGACGCAACTTTCCGATGATCCCAAGGACTTCCAACCGCTCACGCCAGCTCACTTCCTCATCGGTTCCTCCATCCATGCGCTCCCCGAGAAAGACCTCAGCTCAACACCCGAAAACCGACTGAAGCAGTACCAACTGATGCAGCAACAGCTCCAACGTTTCTGGCGAAGATGGCACATCGAGTACCTGACTCAGCTCCAACCTCGAGTCAAAAACTGGCAGCCTCCGATTAAGATCGAGCCCGGCCGGCTTGTCATCATCGTCGATGAAAACCAACCGCCGATGAAGTGGAAGATGGCCCGTATTCACCAAGTACACCCTGGCAATGACGGTGCAACCCGAGTTGTCACCTTACGAACGTCCAATGGTTATATGACTCGCCCTGTAACCAAAATTTGCATGCTTCCTATTCCAACCAACGATGAAAATATGTCTTCAGGTCCAGACANNNNNNNNNNNNNNNNNNNNNNNNNNNNNNNNNNNNNNNNNNNNNNNNNNNNNNNNNNNNNNNNNNNNNNNNNNNNNNNNNNNNNNNNNNNNNNNNNNNNNNNNNNNNNNNNNNNNNNNNNNNNNNNNNNNNNNNNNNNNNNNNNNNNNNNNNNNNNNNNNNNNNNNNNNNNNNNNNNNNNNNNNNNNNNNNNNNNNNNNNNNNNNNNNNNNNNNNNNNNNNNNNNNNNNNNNNNNNNNNNNNNNNNNNNNNNNNNNNNNNNNNNNNNNNNNNNNNNNNNNNNNNNNNNNNNNNNNNNNNNNNNNNNNNNNNNNNNNNNNNNNNNNNNNNNNNNNNNNNNNNNNNNNNNNNNNNNNNNNNNNNNNNNNNNNNNNNNNNNNNNNNNNNNNNNNNNNNNNNNNNNNNNNNNNNNNNNNNNNNNNNNNNNNNNNNNNNNNNNNNNNNNNNNNNNNNNNNNNNNNNNNNNNNNNNNNNNNNNNNNNNNNNNNNNNNNNNNNNNNTTATCTCGGAAATAACATCTCCTTTTGTGGGCTTCGGGGTTTTGTTTGGAAGTATGATTTCGTGCTTAAGGTAAATTGATATAATTAAAGCAGAACTTGGGGAAAtgatcatattttcaaatgaaaccattcgattaaatttgggaacagtataaaacataataattatctcttaaaaattgtttcaacaAAACCCTTGAGCAGTTGCTCGCAGCCGCCTGGCACTTCAAATTATGCTTTCAATGTTTTCTCACAACAAACATCATAGCTTATCTTCTTACTTTGCCACATTTTGGATGACACGCGtgccaaacgaaaaaaaaacaacgaaaatccaAGCATATCGACCCGGAGTTCTGTTGTTTAAACTTGACATAAGTCGAATGtcgagttgttgttttttgctttCTTTCTTCCgtccaatttgttttttttttttttttttgttttggtgccATGTGGTGCCGAATTTTACATAGCTTATCGGCAGATGTGCCTCTTGCCACACCAAGAAGTGTGAGGAAGGATGCATGGAAAGGAAGACATAAATACACATCATAAAAGATAAGAAGACATGACAGCAGTTTTGATTATGACGATGCGGGGTATTGGTGTGTACAGATTGCTTCATATTAAAGATAAGATAGTTAGGTTTTTTGTCTCTGAAGAAATGttgtccaaacaaaaaaatgttcaggCAAATCCTAGAAATTCAAAGCAATTCTAATGAGATCTTCTTTTCTAGAGTATGGTGGGGCAAAAGTGTGTTATGAAACAATCAAACGC
It includes:
- the LOC129741295 gene encoding uncharacterized protein LOC129741295; protein product: MPQRTLKSSLLRLRNLMTSFQGIYTYMQNYDDQRDARELASRLERLDSLWEKIDEAMAEVEEQSEEEEEERYVKERLDFQNKFFELKGFLQSKMREYPVSSASLPVNESTFAATSHPHVKLPLISLPKFSGNIEEWLSFRDLYLSLIHHSEDLPVIEKYHYLRSQLEGEALSVISSLALTQANYTVAWDLLVKRYSNSKALKRKQVQNLFELPFIKRESAFELQALVEGFEKATKVLDQVVQIADYKDLLLIHLLCSRFDEKTRRSWEEHTSTKEEETLKDLVEFLHRRIQILDSLPGKPSEQHPPPIRKAIQSKVTNHGAFHTPPPNCVCCSENHPLFTCSSFEKLSVGERESVLRQHNLCRNCFRKGHQARDCKSKFSCRRCKGRHHTLVCYKAGENSKSTPSDGNTSKRNGNPNPQAGTSNATISSNIGRSARKVLLATAVVLLEDDYGNSVSARALLDSGSECNIISSHFSQLLRFKRNRADVQISGIGQFPTTTKEKVRAMVRSKNSNYTQMMDFYVLPKVTEDLPTSSFSETVWNLPKGITLADPGFFRTNPIDVLLGGEFFFNFFPSKQRLPLGNGLPSLIDSVFGWLVTGSVANSKEEPILCKHLAVLDSLENLMAKFWECENGSRTENYSVEETQCEKLYLESVKRGEDGRYMVALPKCKNALNKLGESKTSAMRRFLNLEKRLSSDENLKNEYHAFTTEYLNCGHMGKADNLSDSTIAFYLPHHPVIKSSSTTTRVRVVFDASSRSSSGTSLNDILLNGPVVQDDLRTLIMRSRFFPIVLIADVEKMFRQIWIDPIDYPLQRIFWRFSSEAPIETYELRTVTYSTKSAPYLATRTLKQLSDDEDQKFPLAACRLSRDVYMDDLITGINSTTEAKKIRLELDELALSGGFKLRKWASNLPEVLEGVIAENLAIPLDDGIDFERDRTVKTLGLVWEPKSDELRFNFEISPIIPEELTKRKILSNIAKIFDPLGLLGPVVTSAKIFMQLIWEQKNKDGNPIGWDELLPQPLTDWWTEFYSLLPNLKDLRIPRFVGLASANQKQLHCFSDASEKAYGACMYLVSKDPTGKTQVSLVSSKSRVSPLKRQTIPRLELCGALLAAELYVKVLESMEAPLETYFWTDSRTVLQWLAQTPSTWTTFVANRVSSIQNFTQNCTWKHVPGIMNPADQLSRGLNAEQIVTDQTWWTGPPWLAQDSEHWPNSINQPCEENVHEEERRKVVGVLAENEDTFNDWYFGHFKCYFKLLRVTVLCRRYLYNLGKPAEERIKTTRIKLCELIDAEKQLVRLVQKEVFSSELKDLRKSGFVHRSSRLRWLVPMVREDGILCIGGRLEHSDLFTESKHPMIIPGNHQFSNLLAEIYHIRLLHAGPQLMLSSMRLKFWPLSGRDLCRRITHQCLTCFRIKPKLQQQFMGQLPSPRIQASRAFTHTGVDYFGPVYIRQGYRKAPIKAYVAVFVCFSTKAVHLELVSDLSTAKFVQALRRFIGRRGKCATLYSDNGTNFVGARNQLKELLKTLRSRDHHDEMQQVCSEEGIDWQLNPPSAPHFGGLWEAAVRSAKKHLLRVLGNSSASHEDFETLLVQVEACLNSRPLTQLSDDPKDFQPLTPAHFLIGSSIHALPEKDLSSTPENRLKQYQLMQQQLQRFWRRWHIEYLTQLQPRVKNWQPPIKIEPGRLVIIVDENQPPMKWKMARIHQVHPGNDGATRVVTLRTSNGYMTRPWLDYAATSFWACLFFDAHLDYTCAQSISTYVPEFRFLHIYTYVYRIQHPYNNTDLTFKSKIRIYRL